In a single window of the Streptomyces cinnabarinus genome:
- a CDS encoding NUDIX domain-containing protein encodes MTTQDFATYIAGLPRVLAGAAALFRDATGRVLLVEPNYREGWALPGGTVESDDGETPRQGARRETAEEIGLDVALGPLLAVDWVHGPGRPPLVAYLYDGGVLGEDEFKAIRLQEEELLSWRLVEPAELTDHLPGALGRRVLVALEVLADGGGTAELENGHRAG; translated from the coding sequence GTGACCACTCAGGACTTCGCCACGTACATCGCGGGTCTCCCCCGTGTCCTCGCCGGTGCCGCCGCCCTGTTCCGGGACGCCACGGGGCGGGTGCTGCTCGTCGAGCCCAACTACCGTGAGGGCTGGGCGCTTCCGGGCGGCACGGTGGAGTCCGACGACGGCGAGACCCCGCGCCAGGGCGCGCGGCGCGAGACGGCGGAGGAGATCGGACTCGACGTCGCTCTCGGCCCGTTGCTCGCGGTGGACTGGGTGCACGGTCCGGGCCGACCGCCGCTGGTCGCCTACCTGTACGACGGCGGGGTCCTCGGCGAGGACGAGTTCAAGGCGATCCGGCTCCAGGAGGAGGAGCTGCTGTCCTGGCGCCTGGTGGAGCCCGCGGAACTGACCGACCACCTGCCGGGCGCCCTGGGCCGCCGGGTCCTGGTCGCGCTGGAGGTGCTGGCGGACGGCGGCGGCACGGCGGAGCTGGAGAACGGCCACCGGGCCGGCTGA
- a CDS encoding ADP-ribosylglycohydrolase family protein produces the protein MTPVGTEQELADRVLGGWLGRIAGNMLGKPVEQGDLWTRDRIDRYLRRAAALPLTDYLPEPPPGDDEGFELRPEWRSCVRGRIHGSCRDDDVDYAILGLDLLETHGFGFSTEQVGDLWLLRLPYLQTFTAERAAYRNLANGLKPPLTATFDNPHQEWIGALIRADIFGWTCPGLPHRAASLARRDAVLSHTGNGVYGAMWAAALVSAAFTAPTVRQALTEALTVIPASSRLARTVRRVISLHDTRLSWEDTLTTVSEETAGLGWIHTVPNAAVLTAGLLYGDGDFTRTITLTVRGGLDTDSNGATAGSVAGILTGAEAIPAQWQDPLEDTVRSAVFGFDGVRISELAERTLQLVGSE, from the coding sequence ATGACCCCTGTGGGCACCGAGCAAGAGCTCGCCGACCGCGTCCTCGGGGGCTGGCTGGGCCGGATCGCCGGGAACATGCTGGGCAAACCGGTCGAGCAGGGCGATCTGTGGACGCGGGACCGTATCGACCGCTATCTGCGGCGGGCCGCCGCGCTGCCGCTCACCGACTATCTGCCGGAGCCGCCCCCGGGTGACGACGAGGGCTTCGAGCTGCGGCCCGAGTGGCGGAGCTGCGTCCGCGGCCGGATCCACGGCAGCTGCCGGGACGACGATGTCGACTACGCCATCCTCGGCCTGGACCTGCTGGAGACCCACGGCTTCGGCTTCAGCACCGAGCAGGTCGGCGACCTGTGGCTGCTGCGGCTGCCGTACCTCCAGACCTTCACCGCCGAGCGGGCCGCGTACCGCAACCTCGCCAACGGGCTGAAGCCGCCGCTGACTGCGACCTTCGACAACCCGCACCAGGAGTGGATCGGCGCCCTGATCCGGGCCGACATCTTCGGCTGGACCTGCCCCGGCCTCCCCCACCGGGCCGCCTCCCTGGCACGCCGGGACGCCGTGCTGTCGCACACCGGGAACGGCGTGTACGGGGCGATGTGGGCGGCGGCGCTGGTGTCGGCGGCCTTCACCGCGCCCACCGTGCGACAGGCGCTGACCGAGGCGCTCACCGTGATCCCGGCCTCCAGCCGCCTCGCCCGTACCGTGCGCCGGGTGATCTCACTGCACGACACCCGGCTCTCCTGGGAGGACACCCTCACCACGGTGTCCGAGGAGACCGCGGGCCTCGGCTGGATCCACACCGTCCCGAACGCCGCCGTCCTCACCGCCGGGCTCCTGTACGGCGACGGCGACTTCACCCGCACCATCACCCTCACCGTCCGCGGCGGCCTGGACACCGACTCCAACGGGGCGACGGCCGGTTCGGTGGCCGGGATCCTCACCGGGGCGGAGGCGATCCCCGCGCAGTGGCAGGACCCGCTGGAGGACACGGTGCGCAGCGCGGTGTTCGGCTTCGACGGGGTGCGGATCAGCGAGCTGGCGGAGCGGACGCTCCAGCTGGTCGGGAGCGAATGA
- a CDS encoding AlkA N-terminal domain-containing protein — MQKGMHTETEACVRAVQAKDARFDGWFYTAVLTTGIYCRPSCPVVAPKPQNMVFHPSAAACQQAGFRACKRCRPDASPGSPEWNQRADLVARAMRLIADGVVDREGVPGLAARLGYSTRQIERQLLAELGAGPLALARAQRAQTARLLIETTPLPMAEIAFAAGFSSIRTFNDTVREVFALAPSELRARAPRPGQTPGALALRLPFRAPLNPDNLFGHLAATAVPGVEEWRDGAYRRTLRLPYGHGIVSLTPKPDHIACRLTLSDLRDLTVAISRCRRMLDLDADPVAVDEQLSTDPLLAPLVAKAPGRRVPRTVDEAEFAVRAVLGQQVSTAAARTHAARLVTAHGEPVDDPEGGLTHLFPAPEALAALDPESLAMPRTRRTTFTTLVGQLADGSLHLGVESDWAQARARLLALPGFGPWTVDVIAMRALGDPDAFLPTDLGIRRAAGELGLPSTPAALTARAAAWRPWRAYAVQYLWATDSHPINFLPV; from the coding sequence ATGCAGAAGGGGATGCACACCGAGACCGAAGCCTGTGTACGGGCCGTCCAGGCGAAGGACGCGCGCTTCGACGGCTGGTTCTACACGGCCGTCCTGACCACCGGGATCTACTGCCGGCCCAGCTGCCCGGTGGTAGCGCCCAAGCCGCAGAACATGGTGTTCCACCCGAGCGCCGCCGCCTGCCAGCAGGCCGGGTTCCGGGCCTGCAAGCGGTGCCGTCCGGACGCCAGCCCCGGCTCCCCGGAGTGGAACCAGCGCGCCGACCTCGTCGCCCGCGCGATGCGGCTGATCGCCGATGGGGTCGTGGACCGCGAGGGCGTGCCCGGCCTCGCGGCCCGGCTCGGCTACAGCACCCGGCAGATCGAGCGCCAGCTCCTCGCCGAGCTGGGCGCGGGCCCGCTCGCCCTGGCCCGCGCCCAACGCGCCCAGACCGCCCGCCTGTTGATCGAGACCACCCCACTGCCGATGGCGGAGATCGCCTTCGCCGCCGGGTTCTCCTCCATCCGCACCTTCAACGACACCGTGCGCGAGGTGTTCGCCCTCGCCCCGAGCGAGCTGCGGGCTCGCGCGCCCCGCCCGGGACAGACGCCCGGGGCGCTCGCCCTGCGCCTGCCGTTCCGCGCCCCGCTCAACCCCGACAACCTCTTCGGCCACCTGGCCGCGACCGCCGTCCCCGGCGTCGAGGAGTGGCGGGACGGCGCCTACCGCCGCACCCTGCGCCTGCCCTACGGCCACGGCATCGTGTCCCTGACCCCCAAGCCCGACCACATCGCCTGCCGCCTCACCCTCAGCGACCTGCGCGATCTCACCGTGGCGATCAGCCGCTGCCGCCGCATGCTCGACCTGGACGCCGACCCGGTCGCCGTCGACGAGCAGCTCAGCACGGACCCACTCCTCGCACCCCTGGTCGCCAAGGCCCCCGGCAGGCGGGTCCCGCGCACGGTCGACGAGGCGGAGTTCGCCGTACGGGCCGTGCTCGGCCAGCAGGTCTCCACCGCCGCCGCGCGCACCCACGCGGCCCGTCTGGTCACCGCCCACGGCGAACCGGTCGACGACCCCGAGGGCGGCCTCACCCACCTCTTCCCGGCACCCGAGGCACTCGCGGCGCTCGACCCGGAGTCGCTGGCGATGCCGCGCACCCGCCGCACGACGTTCACCACGCTGGTCGGCCAACTCGCCGACGGAAGCCTGCATCTGGGCGTGGAGAGCGACTGGGCTCAGGCCCGCGCCCGGCTCCTCGCGCTGCCCGGCTTCGGCCCGTGGACGGTCGACGTCATCGCGATGCGCGCGCTCGGCGACCCCGACGCCTTCCTCCCCACGGACCTCGGAATCCGCCGCGCGGCAGGGGAGTTGGGCCTGCCCTCCACCCCCGCCGCCCTCACCGCCCGCGCCGCGGCCTGGCGGCCCTGGCGGGCGTACGCCGTCCAGTACCTGTGGGCGACCGACAGCCACCCGATCAACTTCCTTCCGGTATAA
- a CDS encoding cytochrome P450: MTQSLLHRILDYANRPDPYPIYEELRRTPVHHEADGPYVISTYYEIRSLLHDPRMSSDARNLASHTSDPLAEPGSAEGGALPPGFLKLDPPEHDRLRRMANRPFGPPHSPRRVDGMRPELHDIVTGLIDGIGDPGGFDLVEQFSYPFPVTVICRLLGVPREDEARFHVWADTLAASLDPDPDADPAERGKDAHDARMELGMYLAGLIEERRKHPGEDMLSQLATAKGGDGAMSTMELLSTAALLLIAGHETTVNLITNGMLTLLRHPDVLGRLREDPRLAVPIVEELLRFEPPVQLVPQRTTLADIEIRGVTIPKGAPVWLVLASGNRDPQRFEDPDRFDPDRPDIQHLGLGSGVHSCFGAPLARLETQFALAELARRLENPRLVQDPPPYRQNAVLRGPRQLHITCDGIRA, translated from the coding sequence ATGACGCAATCCCTGCTGCACCGGATCCTGGACTACGCCAATCGGCCCGATCCGTACCCGATCTACGAAGAGCTGCGCAGGACCCCGGTCCATCACGAGGCCGACGGGCCGTACGTGATCAGCACCTACTACGAGATCCGCAGCCTGCTGCACGATCCGCGGATGAGCTCCGACGCCCGCAACCTGGCCTCGCACACCTCGGACCCGCTGGCCGAGCCGGGCTCGGCGGAGGGCGGCGCCCTGCCACCGGGCTTCCTGAAGCTCGACCCGCCGGAACACGATCGGCTGCGCCGCATGGCGAACCGGCCGTTCGGCCCGCCCCACTCCCCGCGCCGCGTCGACGGGATGCGCCCTGAGCTCCACGACATCGTGACCGGTCTCATCGACGGCATCGGCGACCCGGGCGGCTTCGACCTGGTGGAGCAGTTCTCCTATCCCTTCCCGGTGACGGTGATCTGCCGGCTGCTCGGCGTGCCGCGCGAGGACGAGGCGCGCTTCCACGTCTGGGCGGACACTCTCGCCGCCAGCCTGGACCCCGACCCGGACGCGGATCCCGCCGAGCGGGGCAAGGACGCCCACGACGCCCGGATGGAACTGGGCATGTACCTGGCCGGACTGATCGAGGAGCGGCGCAAGCACCCCGGCGAGGACATGCTGTCCCAACTGGCGACGGCCAAGGGCGGGGACGGGGCGATGTCGACGATGGAACTGCTCAGCACCGCGGCCCTGCTGCTGATCGCGGGGCACGAGACCACCGTCAACCTCATCACCAACGGCATGCTGACCCTGCTGCGCCATCCCGACGTCCTGGGGCGGCTGCGCGAGGATCCACGGCTCGCCGTGCCCATCGTCGAGGAACTGCTGCGCTTCGAGCCGCCGGTGCAACTGGTGCCGCAGCGCACCACCCTCGCCGACATCGAGATCCGCGGTGTCACCATCCCCAAGGGCGCCCCCGTCTGGCTGGTCCTGGCGTCGGGCAACCGTGATCCGCAGCGCTTCGAGGACCCCGACCGCTTCGACCCGGACCGCCCCGACATCCAGCACCTCGGCCTGGGCAGCGGCGTCCACAGCTGCTTCGGCGCACCGCTCGCCCGACTGGAGACCCAGTTCGCCCTGGCGGAGCTGGCCCGGAGGCTGGAGAATCCGCGTCTCGTCCAGGACCCGCCCCCGTACCGGCAGAACGCCGTGCTGCGCGGCCCGCGGCAGCTGCACATCACGTGCGACGGGATCCGCGCCTAG
- a CDS encoding VOC family protein → MTARIRHVTIDSADAYGLAAFWSQVLDLPLHEDDRPGDEYPLIEGAGLLFATVPEPKTVKNRVHLDLEPQDRTRDEEVERVLALGATLVDDRRKPDGTGWAVLADPDGNEFCVERSAAERASG, encoded by the coding sequence ATGACTGCTCGGATCCGCCATGTGACGATCGACTCCGCCGACGCCTACGGCCTCGCCGCGTTCTGGTCCCAGGTCCTGGACCTGCCCCTGCACGAGGACGACCGGCCCGGCGACGAGTACCCCCTGATCGAGGGGGCGGGGCTGCTGTTCGCCACCGTCCCAGAGCCCAAGACCGTCAAGAACCGGGTGCATCTGGACCTTGAGCCGCAGGACCGCACCCGGGACGAGGAGGTCGAGCGGGTCCTCGCCCTGGGCGCCACCCTGGTCGACGACCGCCGCAAACCGGACGGCACGGGCTGGGCGGTGCTCGCCGACCCGGACGGCAACGAGTTCTGCGTGGAGCGCAGCGCGGCGGAGCGGGCGTCCGGCTGA
- a CDS encoding heavy metal translocating P-type ATPase, whose amino-acid sequence MVAPVSTALAPAPATAPAPAAPRRRTRILALPEARWALAATVAFLLGLALDLTGAPVWLYGPLYAVAYVTGGWEPALEGLRALRERSLDVDLLMIVAALGAAAIGQVLDGALLIVIFATSGALEALATARTADSVRGLLDLAPATATRVTGAGSEETVPTAGLALGDVLLIRPGERIGADGRVLDGTSEADEASITGEPLPVLKRPGDEVFAGTLNGAGALRVRVERDPADSVITRIVTLVEEASRTKAPTQLFIERIEQRYAVGIVVATLAVFAVPLAFGAELTDALLRAMTFMIVASPCAVVLATMPPLLSAIANAGRHGVLVKSAVAMERLGEIDLAALDKTGTLTEGAPEVTGVRPLPDSGLDEDGLLALAASAEHPSEHPLARAIVTAARTRGLRPAPAEDFTATPGRGVTATVEGREVSVGRADADGGATVVAVTWDGKPVGTLTLTDRLRPEAPATTAALTALTGTAPVLLTGDHSGAAARVAEATGLTDVRAGLLPEDKVDAVRALQDRGRKVLFVGDGVNDAPALAAAHSGIAMGRSGSDLALETADAVIVRDELTTVPAVVRLSRAARRLVVQNLVIAGAFITVLVLWDLIGHLPLPLGVAGHEGSTVLVGLNGLRLLRESAWAQDSRG is encoded by the coding sequence ATGGTGGCCCCCGTGTCCACCGCACTCGCCCCCGCCCCTGCCACCGCGCCCGCCCCGGCGGCCCCCCGTCGCCGCACCCGGATCCTCGCCCTGCCCGAGGCCCGCTGGGCGCTCGCCGCGACCGTCGCCTTCCTGCTCGGTCTCGCCCTCGACCTGACCGGCGCTCCCGTCTGGCTCTACGGCCCGCTGTACGCCGTCGCCTACGTCACCGGCGGCTGGGAGCCCGCTCTCGAAGGGCTGCGGGCGCTGCGCGAGAGGTCCCTCGACGTCGATCTGCTGATGATCGTCGCGGCGCTCGGCGCGGCCGCGATCGGCCAGGTCCTCGACGGCGCCCTGCTGATCGTCATCTTCGCCACCTCCGGCGCCCTGGAGGCCCTGGCCACCGCCCGCACCGCCGACTCCGTGCGCGGACTGCTCGACCTCGCGCCCGCCACGGCCACCCGGGTCACCGGCGCCGGGAGCGAGGAGACCGTACCGACCGCCGGACTCGCCCTCGGTGATGTGCTGTTGATCCGCCCCGGCGAGCGCATCGGCGCCGACGGCCGGGTCCTGGACGGCACCAGCGAGGCCGACGAGGCGAGCATCACCGGCGAGCCGCTGCCGGTCCTCAAACGCCCCGGCGACGAGGTGTTCGCGGGCACCCTGAACGGCGCCGGAGCCCTGCGCGTCCGCGTCGAGCGCGACCCCGCCGACTCGGTGATCACTCGCATCGTCACCCTGGTCGAGGAGGCGTCCCGTACCAAGGCGCCGACCCAGCTGTTCATCGAGCGGATCGAGCAGCGCTACGCCGTCGGCATCGTGGTCGCGACCCTCGCGGTCTTCGCCGTGCCGCTCGCCTTCGGTGCCGAGTTGACGGACGCCCTGCTGCGGGCGATGACCTTCATGATCGTCGCCTCGCCGTGCGCGGTGGTCCTCGCGACCATGCCGCCCCTGCTCTCGGCCATCGCCAACGCCGGCCGTCACGGCGTCCTGGTGAAGTCGGCCGTCGCCATGGAACGCCTCGGCGAGATCGACCTCGCGGCCCTCGACAAGACCGGCACCCTCACCGAGGGCGCCCCCGAGGTCACCGGCGTACGGCCGCTGCCGGACTCCGGCCTCGACGAGGACGGTCTCCTGGCGCTGGCCGCGTCCGCCGAGCACCCCAGCGAACACCCGCTGGCCCGCGCGATCGTCACCGCCGCCCGCACCCGCGGCCTTCGTCCGGCGCCCGCCGAGGACTTCACCGCCACTCCGGGGCGGGGCGTCACCGCCACCGTCGAGGGACGTGAGGTGAGCGTGGGCCGCGCGGACGCCGACGGTGGCGCCACCGTCGTCGCGGTGACCTGGGACGGCAAGCCCGTCGGCACCCTCACCCTCACCGACCGTCTGCGTCCCGAGGCCCCCGCCACCACGGCCGCCCTCACCGCCCTGACCGGCACCGCCCCCGTCCTGCTCACCGGCGACCACTCCGGCGCCGCGGCCCGGGTCGCCGAGGCCACCGGCCTCACCGACGTGCGAGCGGGCCTGCTCCCCGAGGACAAGGTCGACGCCGTACGAGCCCTCCAGGACCGGGGCCGCAAAGTGCTGTTCGTCGGCGACGGCGTCAACGACGCGCCCGCCCTCGCCGCCGCCCACTCCGGGATCGCCATGGGCCGCTCGGGCTCCGACCTGGCGCTGGAGACGGCGGACGCGGTGATCGTGCGCGACGAGCTGACGACCGTACCCGCGGTGGTACGGCTCTCCCGGGCCGCCCGCCGCCTGGTGGTGCAGAATCTGGTCATCGCGGGCGCCTTCATCACCGTTCTCGTCCTGTGGGACCTGATCGGGCACCTCCCGCTGCCGCTCGGCGTCGCCGGGCACGAGGGCTCGACCGTGCTGGTCGGCCTCAATGGGCTGCGGCTGCTGCGTGAATCGGCATGGGCCCAGGACAGCCGAGGTTGA
- a CDS encoding ferredoxin — MVRLAVDLNRCQGYAQCAFLAPEIFAMHGEEALLYNPEAEEAQREKLAQAVAACPVQAILVDAVDAPAEAVPGAR, encoded by the coding sequence GTGGTACGGCTTGCCGTCGATCTGAACCGCTGTCAGGGGTACGCGCAGTGCGCGTTCCTCGCCCCCGAGATCTTCGCCATGCACGGCGAGGAGGCTCTGCTGTACAACCCCGAGGCCGAGGAGGCACAGCGCGAGAAGCTGGCCCAGGCCGTCGCGGCGTGTCCGGTCCAGGCCATCCTGGTCGACGCCGTGGACGCACCGGCCGAGGCGGTGCCCGGTGCCCGGTGA
- a CDS encoding methylated-DNA--[protein]-cysteine S-methyltransferase — protein sequence MRQHTVIDSPYGPLTLVADDGVLCGLYMTEQRHRPPEESFGPRDDTGPTGFAAAEEQLEAYFAGELKDFTLELRLKGTPFQRSVWDQLRQIPYGETRSYGELADALGNPGASRAVGLANGKNPIGIIVPCHRVVGASGSLTGYGGGLDRKKRLLDFEGGTALF from the coding sequence ATGCGGCAGCACACCGTGATCGACAGCCCCTATGGCCCGCTGACCCTCGTCGCCGACGACGGCGTCCTGTGCGGCCTGTACATGACCGAGCAGCGCCACCGCCCACCGGAGGAGTCCTTCGGCCCCCGGGACGACACCGGGCCCACCGGGTTCGCGGCGGCCGAGGAACAACTGGAGGCCTACTTCGCGGGCGAGTTGAAGGACTTCACCCTCGAACTCCGCCTGAAGGGAACCCCGTTCCAGCGCAGCGTCTGGGACCAGCTCCGGCAGATCCCCTACGGCGAGACCCGCTCCTACGGCGAACTGGCCGACGCCCTAGGCAATCCCGGCGCCTCCCGCGCGGTGGGCCTCGCCAACGGCAAGAACCCGATCGGCATCATCGTCCCCTGCCACCGCGTCGTCGGAGCGAGCGGCAGCCTCACCGGCTACGGCGGCGGCCTGGACCGCAAGAAGCGACTGCTGGACTTCGAGGGCGGGACAGCGCTGTTCTGA
- a CDS encoding glycerate kinase, translating into MREARRARGSQVTQRVLIAADKFKGSLTAVEVAERVMAGLRRVVPDVEVEALPVADGGDGTVAAAVAAGFERREVRVAGPLGDEVTAAFALRGDTAVVEMAEASGLQRLPAGVFAPLTASTYGSGELLRAALDAGARTIVFGVGGSATTDGGAGMLSALGARFLDADGEPVPPGGGGLAALAAADLSGLDARLDAVELVLASDVDNPLTGPTGAPAVYGPQKGASPDDVATLDAALAHFARVLEKSVGSPAAEHAASPGAGAAGGIGYGALLIGARFRPGIEVMLDVLGFAPALERADLVITGEGSLDEQTLHGKAPAGVAAAARAADKEVVAVCGRLALPPQALGRAGIRRAYPLTEIEPDVAKCIADAGSILERSASRIAEDFLR; encoded by the coding sequence ATGCGCGAGGCCCGGAGAGCAAGGGGATCACAGGTGACACAGCGCGTGCTCATCGCCGCGGACAAGTTCAAGGGCTCGCTGACGGCCGTGGAGGTCGCCGAGCGGGTCATGGCCGGACTGCGTCGGGTCGTGCCGGACGTCGAGGTCGAGGCGCTGCCGGTGGCCGACGGCGGCGACGGCACGGTGGCCGCGGCGGTCGCGGCCGGTTTCGAGCGGCGTGAGGTACGGGTCGCCGGGCCCCTCGGGGACGAGGTGACGGCGGCGTTCGCGCTGCGCGGCGACACGGCGGTCGTGGAGATGGCGGAGGCCAGCGGCCTCCAGCGGCTCCCGGCGGGCGTCTTCGCGCCCCTCACGGCGTCCACGTACGGCTCCGGGGAACTGCTGCGGGCCGCCCTGGACGCGGGCGCCCGGACGATCGTGTTCGGCGTCGGCGGCAGCGCCACGACCGACGGTGGCGCCGGGATGCTGTCCGCGCTCGGCGCGCGGTTCCTGGACGCCGACGGGGAGCCGGTGCCGCCCGGCGGTGGCGGGCTCGCGGCGCTGGCCGCCGCGGACCTCTCCGGCCTGGACGCCCGTCTGGACGCCGTCGAGCTGGTGCTCGCCAGCGACGTTGACAACCCCCTGACCGGGCCCACGGGCGCACCGGCGGTCTACGGGCCGCAGAAGGGCGCCTCGCCGGACGACGTGGCCACGCTGGACGCGGCCCTCGCGCACTTCGCGCGGGTGCTGGAGAAGTCCGTCGGCTCCCCGGCCGCCGAGCACGCCGCCTCGCCGGGTGCGGGCGCGGCGGGCGGCATCGGGTACGGGGCCCTGCTGATCGGTGCCCGCTTCCGCCCCGGTATCGAGGTCATGCTGGACGTCCTCGGCTTCGCGCCCGCCCTGGAGCGCGCGGACCTGGTCATCACCGGTGAGGGATCCCTGGACGAGCAGACCCTGCACGGCAAGGCCCCGGCGGGCGTGGCGGCCGCGGCGCGGGCGGCGGACAAGGAGGTGGTCGCGGTCTGCGGCCGTCTGGCGCTTCCCCCGCAGGCCCTGGGCCGGGCGGGCATCCGCCGCGCCTACCCGCTGACGGAGATCGAGCCGGACGTGGCCAAGTGCATCGCGGACGCGGGCTCCATCCTGGAGCGCTCGGCCTCCCGCATCGCGGAGGACTTCCTGCGCTGA
- a CDS encoding SIR2 family NAD-dependent protein deacylase codes for MTKPLVALLSGAGISTDSGIPDYRGPNGLWRRDPEAEKLVTYEYYMGDPEIRRRSWQLRRKNRTLKAEPNAAHLAVAELERSGVPVRVITQNVDGLHQLAGLPARKVLELHGSARSVVCTKCHARGPMEDALARVAAGEEDPLCLECGGILKSATVMFGERLDPVVLGEAVAITKACQVFIAVGSSLQVQPAAGLAGVAADHGARLVIVNAEPTPYDDRADEVIREPIGTALPELLRGIGAS; via the coding sequence ATGACCAAGCCCCTCGTCGCCCTGCTCAGCGGCGCCGGTATCAGCACGGACTCCGGAATCCCCGACTACCGCGGCCCGAACGGCCTGTGGCGGCGCGACCCGGAGGCCGAGAAGCTCGTGACGTACGAGTACTACATGGGCGATCCGGAGATCCGTCGGCGCTCCTGGCAGCTGCGGCGCAAGAACCGCACGCTCAAGGCCGAGCCGAACGCCGCGCATCTCGCGGTCGCCGAGCTGGAGCGGTCGGGGGTACCGGTCAGGGTGATCACACAGAACGTGGACGGGCTGCACCAGCTCGCCGGGCTGCCCGCCCGCAAGGTGCTCGAACTGCACGGCAGCGCCCGCAGCGTGGTGTGCACGAAGTGCCATGCGCGCGGCCCGATGGAGGACGCGCTGGCCCGGGTCGCGGCCGGTGAGGAGGATCCGCTGTGCCTGGAGTGCGGCGGGATCCTGAAGTCGGCGACGGTGATGTTCGGCGAACGCCTCGACCCGGTGGTGCTGGGTGAGGCGGTCGCGATCACCAAGGCCTGCCAGGTGTTCATCGCGGTCGGCAGCAGCCTTCAGGTGCAGCCCGCGGCCGGGCTCGCGGGCGTCGCCGCCGACCACGGCGCCCGGCTCGTCATCGTCAACGCCGAGCCGACGCCGTACGACGACCGCGCCGACGAGGTGATCCGGGAGCCGATCGGGACCGCCCTGCCGGAGCTGCTGCGCGGGATCGGCGCGTCCTAG
- a CDS encoding NAD(P)/FAD-dependent oxidoreductase, giving the protein MPGDGSLERLRREGRVVVVGASLAGLRAAETLRAQGFTGTLTLIGDEPHEPYDRPPLSKQVLLGRASAERTALPRLRPVDATWRLGVAATGLDMAARRVRLADGDEVPYDRLLIATGVRARPWPREAEAELGGVFCLRTREDSAGLARRLDAGPGRVLVIGAGFTGSEIASACRERGLPVTVAERGAAPLVGALGGVVGAVAAELQREHGVDLRCGVMVTALEGDASGRVRVAHLSDGSTVECDVVVVSLGATRNTEWLAGSGLGAGPRGIACDAGCRAFDIRGIVTDDIYAAGDVARCPHPLFGYQFLSLEHWGNAVTQAAVAAHNMLSESTDRVPHMEVPSFWSSQFGVNIKSVGVPSLGTEILITQGSLKAHRFTGVYGYQGRVVGAVTFDHARWLPFYQELIETTAPFPPPFATVDRHPDGQRPIDADFPDPSVPTHGPTVTLSGYSPADRRMTFTPAH; this is encoded by the coding sequence GTGCCCGGTGACGGATCCCTGGAGCGACTGAGGCGCGAGGGCCGCGTTGTCGTCGTCGGCGCCTCGCTGGCCGGCCTGCGGGCCGCCGAGACCCTGCGGGCCCAGGGCTTCACCGGCACCCTGACCCTGATCGGTGACGAGCCCCACGAACCGTACGACCGGCCCCCGCTGTCCAAGCAGGTGCTGCTGGGCCGGGCGAGCGCCGAGCGCACCGCACTGCCGAGGCTCCGGCCCGTCGACGCGACCTGGCGGCTCGGCGTCGCGGCCACCGGACTGGACATGGCCGCCCGCCGGGTGCGGCTGGCCGACGGCGACGAGGTGCCGTACGACCGGCTGCTGATCGCCACCGGAGTGCGGGCACGGCCGTGGCCGCGCGAGGCGGAGGCGGAACTCGGCGGTGTCTTCTGCCTGCGGACCCGCGAAGACAGCGCGGGGCTCGCCCGGCGGCTGGACGCGGGACCCGGACGGGTCCTCGTCATCGGGGCCGGGTTCACGGGATCCGAGATCGCCTCCGCCTGCCGCGAACGCGGCCTCCCGGTCACCGTCGCCGAGCGGGGCGCGGCCCCGCTGGTCGGGGCACTCGGTGGCGTGGTCGGGGCGGTCGCCGCCGAGCTGCAGCGCGAGCACGGAGTCGACCTGCGGTGCGGGGTCATGGTGACCGCTCTGGAGGGCGACGCCTCGGGCAGGGTGCGGGTCGCGCACCTGTCCGACGGCTCCACCGTGGAGTGCGACGTGGTGGTCGTCTCGCTCGGTGCCACCCGCAACACCGAATGGCTCGCCGGGTCCGGACTCGGCGCCGGCCCGCGCGGCATCGCCTGCGACGCCGGTTGCCGCGCCTTCGACATCCGCGGCATCGTCACCGACGACATCTACGCGGCCGGCGACGTCGCCCGCTGCCCGCACCCGCTGTTCGGCTACCAGTTCCTGTCCCTGGAGCACTGGGGCAACGCCGTCACCCAGGCCGCGGTCGCGGCGCACAACATGCTCAGCGAGAGCACCGACCGCGTGCCCCACATGGAGGTGCCGTCCTTCTGGTCCTCGCAGTTCGGCGTCAACATCAAGTCGGTCGGGGTGCCGTCGCTGGGCACGGAGATCCTCATCACGCAGGGCTCGCTCAAGGCCCACCGCTTCACCGGCGTCTACGGCTATCAGGGACGGGTCGTCGGCGCCGTGACGTTCGACCACGCCCGGTGGCTGCCGTTCTACCAGGAGCTGATCGAGACCACGGCGCCCTTCCCGCCGCCGTTCGCCACGGTCGACCGGCACCCGGACGGGCAGCGCCCGATCGACGCGGACTTCCCCGACCCGTCGGTCCCCACCCACGGCCCCACCGTGACCCTCAGCGGCTACTCGCCGGCCGACCGCCGGATGACGTTCACCCCCGCGCACTGA